One Echinicola strongylocentroti DNA window includes the following coding sequences:
- a CDS encoding tyrosine-type recombinase/integrase, with product MENNKPIYPYELATLYDAKGDLKKRWCVNFKVYSLLENKLVRRQHWISSKLNTKAARYKEGKKVIRNINTLLVKGYVIGKSKEKKRFSKQKVMTFLEAFEWAKERREVNVRKRSMQAMGLLIRMLEKFLDDHGMKDFPLVAVNHEMCDEFMAYVKRERKISNKTFNNYLGFVKSNFNFLVKNKKIPINPAMDVSRLKEEESERVSFPKKVRDKLLVTYEKECPELKIFAQYIYYTFIRPKELRYLKVKHIHEKSIHIPGHVSKNGKTEHVLISPALERLFQQLDVRKYPPDHYLIGSQGKPSCLKVSANYFTKKHLEIRKKLDLPQEYTLYCWKHTGVVDTYIATKDIDFVSRHCRHSSLDMTKNYIRALGLMMDYHQKDSLPDLEL from the coding sequence GTGGAAAATAACAAACCAATCTATCCTTATGAATTGGCCACGCTCTATGATGCCAAAGGCGATCTCAAAAAGCGGTGGTGTGTCAATTTTAAAGTTTATAGTCTTCTTGAAAATAAACTGGTCAGAAGGCAACATTGGATATCCTCAAAGTTAAATACCAAAGCTGCTAGGTATAAGGAAGGGAAGAAAGTAATCCGGAATATCAATACCCTATTGGTGAAGGGATATGTCATCGGTAAGTCCAAAGAAAAAAAACGGTTTTCCAAACAAAAAGTAATGACCTTCTTGGAGGCATTTGAATGGGCTAAGGAAAGGAGAGAGGTAAATGTCCGTAAAAGGTCTATGCAGGCTATGGGGCTGCTGATCCGTATGCTAGAAAAATTCCTGGATGATCATGGAATGAAGGATTTTCCTTTGGTGGCCGTAAATCATGAAATGTGTGATGAATTTATGGCATATGTGAAGCGGGAAAGGAAGATTTCCAATAAGACTTTCAATAATTACCTGGGATTTGTAAAAAGCAACTTTAACTTTTTGGTAAAAAATAAGAAGATCCCGATTAACCCCGCTATGGATGTTTCCCGATTGAAGGAGGAGGAAAGTGAGCGGGTTTCGTTTCCGAAAAAAGTCAGGGATAAACTTCTTGTTACCTATGAAAAAGAATGCCCTGAGCTGAAGATATTTGCCCAGTACATTTACTATACCTTTATCAGACCCAAGGAGCTAAGGTATCTAAAGGTCAAGCACATTCATGAAAAGAGTATCCATATCCCTGGCCATGTATCAAAAAATGGGAAAACCGAACATGTCCTAATCAGTCCAGCTCTAGAGAGACTTTTCCAGCAGCTTGATGTGCGTAAATATCCTCCAGATCACTATCTGATAGGAAGCCAAGGAAAGCCGTCATGCCTTAAGGTTAGTGCCAATTACTTTACCAAAAAGCATTTGGAGATACGCAAGAAATTGGACCTCCCACAAGAATATACCCTCTATTGCTGGAAACATACCGGTGTGGTGGATACCTATATCGCTACCAAGGATATCGATTTTGTTTCCCGACATTGCCGGCATAGCAGTTTGGATATGACCAAAAATTATATCAGGGCACTTGGGCTCATGATGGATTATCACCAAAAGGATAGTTTGCCTGATTTGGAATTATAG
- a CDS encoding phage antirepressor N-terminal domain-containing protein codes for MAQTKTVAVINESKILVIENGSKLVPIRPICKALGIDEDGQKRKIENDDILNSVANLRLATGSDGKQYEMFCIPFKYIFGWLFTINPKNVKPEAREFVLSYKKKCYDVLYQNFVDTQEFLEAKQKVIEERLVLVDQAKANFKNAKGVLDEENKNLKKARELTFEEWLANNRQMNLFENGEEENYD; via the coding sequence ATGGCACAAACAAAAACAGTAGCAGTCATCAATGAGAGTAAAATCTTAGTGATCGAGAATGGAAGTAAATTAGTTCCTATAAGACCAATCTGTAAAGCTTTAGGAATTGATGAGGATGGGCAAAAAAGGAAGATTGAAAACGACGATATTTTGAACTCAGTTGCCAACCTGAGGTTGGCAACTGGAAGCGATGGAAAGCAGTATGAAATGTTCTGTATTCCGTTCAAATATATCTTCGGATGGCTCTTCACTATCAACCCTAAAAATGTGAAACCAGAGGCAAGAGAATTTGTACTTTCTTATAAAAAGAAATGCTACGACGTACTTTACCAAAACTTCGTGGATACTCAGGAATTCCTCGAAGCAAAACAAAAGGTGATTGAAGAAAGATTGGTTCTAGTAGATCAGGCAAAGGCAAATTTCAAAAATGCCAAAGGAGTTTTGGATGAAGAAAACAAAAACCTCAAGAAGGCAAGGGAGCTAACCTTTGAGGAATGGCTTGCCAATAACAGGCAGATGAATCTGTTTGAAAACGGAGAGGAGGAAAATTATGACTGA